The following are encoded together in the Tripterygium wilfordii isolate XIE 37 chromosome 3, ASM1340144v1, whole genome shotgun sequence genome:
- the LOC119989637 gene encoding stomatal closure-related actin-binding protein 2-like: MTKISPEFEENMHAEVFLPVSADVSFASNHFPKYKLGPDNQILDEPKEDNKGPSLKEVVEQETSQLSEQHKRLSVRDLASKFDKNLSAAAKLADEAKLKEVASLEGHVILKKLRDALESLRGRMAGRNREDVEKAISMVEALAVKLTQKEGELIQEKFEVKKLANFLKQASEDAKKLINQEKSFACAEIESARGVVQKFGEAFEEEERVSANSKNEAPVVQELIEEVQEGRRIKLMHQPTKVMDMEHELHALRTQIREKSIFSVKLQKELAISKRDEENKSRLYMLDGSETLGSCLRLRPCSDRAPLLSKCSFQWYRISSEGSQKEAISGANKSAYAPEPFDVGRMLQAEIISNGQKVTVTTAGPIDPAAGLGSYVETLLRKSNSEFNVVISQVNGQDHPSHSVHVFSAGKMRIKLCRGWITKAREIYSMSMQLCGVRVDCNAAAKKLFWQARKGLSYVLTFDSERERNAAIIVARKYAQDFNVVLAGPDDQV; this comes from the exons ATGACGAAGATAAGTCctgaatttgaagaaaatatgcATGCAGAAGTATTTCTTCCTGTATCAGCTGACGTGAGCTTTGCCTCTAACCACTTCCCAAAATATAAATTAGGCCCCGATAATCAAATTTTGGATGAGCCTAAGGAGGACAACAAGGGTCCATCCCTAAAGGAGGTCGTTGAACAGGAAACTTCCCAGCTGTCAGAGCAGCACAAGCGTCTCTCAGTTCGTGATCTTGCCAGTAAATTTGACAAGAACCTGTCTGCGGCTGCTAAGTTAGCTGATGAG GCAAAGCTTAAAGAAGTTGCCTCTTTGGAAGGGCATGTTATTTTAAAGAAGCTGAGAGATGCATTAGAATCTTTAAGAGGCCGTATGGCAGGACGAAACAGGGAGGATGTTGAGAAAGCTATCTCTATG GTGGAAGCTCTAGCAGTTAAGCTGACTCAAAAAGAAGGAGAACTAATTCAAGAGAAGTTTGAAGTGAAAAAGCTAGCAAACTTTCTCAAACAG GCATCTGAAGATGCTAAAAAGTTGATTAACCAAGAAAAATCCTTTGCTTGTGCTGAAATTGAAAGTGCTAGAGGAGTGGTGCAGAAGTTTGGCGAGgcttttgaagaagaagaaagagtttCTGCAAATTCCAAAAACGAGGCTCCT GTTGTTCAGGAACTAATTGAGGAGGTTCAGGAGGGTAGAAGGATTAAATTGATGCATCAGCCAACGAAG GTGATGGACATGGAACATGAACTTCACGCTTTAAGAACTCAGATTCGGGAGAAATCTATTTTTTCCGTTAAGCTTCAGAAAGAG CTTGCAATAAGTAAGAGAGACGAGGAAAACAAATCCAGGTTATATATGCTAGATGGTTCTGAAACACTAGGTTCATGTCTTCGACTACGGCCTTGCTCAGATAGAGCTCCACTGCTTTCAAAGTGTTCATTTCAGTGGTATCGCATATCATCTGAAGGCAGCCAAAAGGAAGCTATTTCAG GTGCCAACAAATCAGCTTATGCTCCCGAACCCTTTGATGTGGGACGTATGTTACAAGCTGAGATCATCTCGAATGGTCAAAAAGTAACTGTGACGACTGCTGGCCCCATTGATCCCG CTGCAGGCTTGGGAAGCTATGTGGAGACACTGTTGCGGAAGTCTAACTCTGAATTTAAT GTAGTTATCTCCCAAGTGAATGGACAAGATCATCCTTCACATTCTGTTCACGTATTTAGTGCGGGGAAAATGAGGATAAAGCTCTGTAGAGGGTGGatcacaaaagctagagaaatTTATTCCATGTCAATGCAG TTATGTGGAGTTAGAGTGGACTGCAATGCTGCAGCCAAGAAACTGTTTTGGCAAGCAAGGAAAGGGCTATCGTATGTTTTAACATTTGATTCAGAGCGCGAAAGGAATGCAGCAATAATTGTTGCAAGGAAATATGCTCAGGATTTCAAT GTGGTGCTTGCTGGACCAGATGATCAAGTATAG
- the LOC119995120 gene encoding transcription factor MYBC1 yields the protein MREDDANWFSRWEEELPSPEELMPLSQTLITPDLALAFDIRNPSNTNSHHQQQSQPLPPPPQSGGLQSTPSQPNSGEFAADSAELGSGTGAGDEPARTLKRPRLVWTPQLHKRFVDAVAHLGIKNAVPKTIMQLMSVDGLTRENVASHLQKYRLYLKRMQGLSTGGGAGGNNLGGGGAAGLASADPATDHLFASSPVPPHFLHPGRPNSDHFLPFVPVAALQHHHHQQHMAAAVAHPQLQAQYHRQMGHFGSPPNGQFEHPFLARQTQQQSVHRMGAPVHSQVPGYVEDLESANANGGRKVLTLFPTGED from the coding sequence ATGAGGGAAGATGACGCGAATTGGTTCTCAAGATGGGAAGAGGAGCTCCCGTCACCTGAAGAGCTTATGCCTCTCTCACAAACCCTAATTACTCCTGATCTTGCTCTTGCTTTTGATATCCGAAACCCTTCAAACACCAACTCACACCACCAGCAACAATCACAGCCTCTTCCGCCTCCTCCGCAGTCGGGAGGGCTGCAATCAACTCCTTCACAGCCCAACTCCGGGGAATTCGCTGCCGATTCTGCTGAGTTGGGGTCTGGGACTGGCGCCGGGGACGAGCCCGCTCGTACCCTTAAGAGGCCCCGGCTTGTGTGGACCCCACAGCTGCATAAGCGCTTTGTGGATGCTGTAGCGCATTTGGGGATCAAGAATGCCGTTCCTAAAACAATAATGCAGCTTATGAGTGTAGATGGGCTTACGAGAGAGAACGTGGCGAGTCACTTGCAGAAATACCGTCTGTATTTGAAGCGGATGCAGGGGTTATCTACAGGCGGTGGTGCTGGTGGCAATAATTTAGGTGGAGGCGGTGCCGCTGGTTTGGCCTCGGCCGATCCTGCTACTGACCATTTGTTTGCAAGTTCTCCGGTGCCGCCTCACTTTTTGCACCCTGGTCGCCCTAATTCGGACCATTTCTTGCCGTTTGTACCTGTGGCAGCACTGCAGCACCATCACCATCAGCAACATATGGCAGCTGCGGTGGCGCATCCACAGTTGCAGGCTCAGTACCATAGGCAGATGGGACATTTTGGGTCTCCGCCCAATGGACAATTTGAGCATCCCTTTTTGGCTAGGCAGACGCAGCAACAATCAGTGCATAGGATGGGGGCACCAGTGCACAGTCAGGTTCCAGGATATGTGGAGGATTTGGAGTCAGCCAATGCAAATGGAGGGAGGAAGGTCCTAACTCTGTTTCCAACCGGCGAAGACTGA
- the LOC119995179 gene encoding cAMP-regulated phosphoprotein 21-like, with protein MESTAAAYPAPVNEKESMVDPFLVEALQNPRHRLTILRMELDIQRFLQSSDQYQFEFQHFPTSYLRLAAHRVAQHYGLLTIVQDNALDGSGNKILVRKTAESRYPTVCLSEVPAKLSDGDKRENVKIVIRPRPNKGFVNEGSENGIKRGPPRSVEERKEEYDRARARIFSGPSSPESDDSSSQVTIVTKSTCLSRDENEGFRNSLIDPEKVGGIRDGGSSSRVAIFRDREKERTDPDYDRSYERYVRSLPTNQTFSLAPFNVQEIQFPFWQYGTGYQQLCQMRTPAPLGYGPPASPAINPFSATGLDQTSGDPAYIQLPSATMMYAHSYEPLRQTVFQAPFCQQPLSFDYSQNY; from the exons ATGGAATCAACAGCGGCTGCATATCCAGCACCAGTGAATGAGAAGGAGTCGATGGTCGACCCCTTCCTCGTCGAGGCTCTCCAGAACCCTCGTCATCGTCTCACCA TTCTGCGAATGGAACTTGACATACAGAGATTCTTGCAAAGTTCTGATCAATACCAATTTGAGTTTCAACATTTTCCTACTTCCTACCTTCGGCTTGCAGCGCACCGTGTTGCTCAACACTATGGGTTGTTGACCATTGTTCAGGATAATGCCTTAGATGGTTCAGGAAACAAAATTCTGGTGAGGAAGACAGCGGAAAGCAGATATCCCACTGTTTGTTTATCCGAAGTCCCTGCTAAACTTTCAGATGGTGATAAACGTGAAAATGTTAAAATTGTCATCAGGCCTAGGCCTAACAAAGGGTTTGTGAATGAAGGTAGTGAGAATGGGATAAAACGTGGTCCTCCGAGAAGTGTGGAAGAGAGGAAGGAAGAGTATGATAGGGCGAGAGCTCGCATCTTTAGTGGTCCTAGTAGTCCTGAGTCAGATGATTCTTCATCCCAGGTCACTATAGTTACGAAAAGCACATGTTTGAGCAGAGATGAGAATGAAGGTTTCAGGAATTCTCTAATTGATCCAGAAAAAGTTGGTGGAATCAGGGATGGTGGTTCTTCATCTCGAGTTGCCATTTTCAGAGATAGGGAGAAGGAACGTACTGACCCAGATTATGATAGAAGCTATGAAAG GTATGTAAGGAGCCTTCCGACTAATCAAACCTTTAGTTTAGCGCCTTTCAATGTCCAGGAGATTCAATTTCCATTTTGGCAGTATGGTACTGGTTATCAGCAGTTGTGTCAGATGCGAACTCCAGCTCCCCTTGGTTACGGGCCTCCAGCAAGTCCAGCTATTAACCCATTTAGTGCAACAGGATTGGATCAGACATCTGGGGATCCTGCATATATTCAATTGCCAAGTGCTACGATGATGTATGCTCATTCATATGAGCCGCTGAGACAAACTGTTTTCCAG GCTCCTTTCTGTCAGCAACCCCTGAGCTTTGACTACTCTCAAAACTATTAG